The nucleotide window CTTCCGTAGCGAATTAATTTCGCCATTTGTTCAGGCGTGATGGTTTCTGCCGGAAAAATCAGATCGCCTTCATTTTCACGATCTTCATCGTCGAGCACTAAGACGCCATTGCCTTGTTGAAAAGCCTGAATGGCTGACATAACGCGTTGTTCCGGAGTGCCGAATTGGGAGAGTAATGACTGATTCATAGTAAATTCCTTCGTTAAAACTTGAGATACCAGAATCAGGGCTGATGAGGGAATATCGCCGGTGTAAATCATACATTGCCGTAAAGATAACAACGCATGACGTTGCCTAAATTCTCTTTCATCCAGACTTTTACTGTCGGCTTTGGAGTTTCACCAAATCTGCTGACTTTGCCAAAAAAGCAAACGCTCGTGGGCTTTATGTGTAAACATATTTACCACCGGTAGGGAATTTCGCCCTGCCCTGAGAATGTGGATGTAGTATAGCGCAAAGGTTGTGAATAAAAAACGTTTTTATTTATGCTTGAATTACACAAAATAGTGCGGATAATAGATAAAAATAGGGCATTTATGCGATATTTTTCAAAAATAGTGCAGGCTATGCGACAGCACTAAAGCGCATCAAGGTGTGTTGTGCTTTTTATAAAACGTTACCAAAAATCACCGCACTTTTGCCTCAATAACGAGGTTAAATAAGGAAATAAGTATGTCAACTTTCCAATACTTACAAGAAAAACGTAAACAGCTTAACCTGAAAGTAAGCGATATATGCCAACAGGCGAATATCACTCGTGCTTATTTCAATCAATTAGTGAGTGGAAAAATTAAGAATCCTAGCGCCGCAAAATTAACTGCGTTGCATCGTGTGCTACAAATTAATGAGCCGAATAATAAAAAAGTCGGAGTAATTTTCGGAAAATTTTATCCTGTTCATACCGGCCATATTAATATGATTTACGAAGCCTTCAGTAAAGTCGATGAAGTGCACGTGATTGTGTGTAGCGATACGGAACGGGATTTAAAGCTATTTTATGATAGCAAAATGAAACGGATGCCAACGGTGCAAGATCGTTTGCGCTGGATGCAACAAATTTTTAAATATCAGAAAAATCATATTTTTATTCATCATTTAGTGGAAGATGGTATCGCCAGCTACCCAAACGGTTGGCCGGAATGGGCGAGTCGGGTAAAAGAATTATTCAAAGAAAAAGGCTTTACGCCAAGTGTAGTTTTCAGCAGCGAAGTGCAAGATAAAGCGCCTTATGAAAAGTATTTAAATCTGGACGTCTCTTTAGTGGATCCTAAACGGGAATTCTTTAATGTTTCTGCGACTAAAATTCGGAATCACCCTTTCCATTATTGGAAATTTATCCCGAAAGAAGTGCACCCATTTTTCGCCAAAACCATTGCGATTTTAGGTGGCGAAAGCAGCGGGAAAAGCGTGTTGGTCAACAAATTAGCGACGGTATTCAACACCACATCCGCATGGGAATACGGCCGTGAATTCGTGTTTGAGCAACTGGGGGGGAATGAGCAGGCCATGCAATATTCCGATTACCCACAAATGGCGCTGGGGCATCAACGCTACATTGACTATGCTGTGCGTCATGCGCACAAGGTCGCCATTATTGATACGGATTTCATCACCACGCAAGCCTTTTGCATTCAATATGAAGGTAAAGCCCATCCGTTTTTAGATTCCATGATCAAGGAATATCCTTTTGATGTCACCATTTTGCTCAACAACAATACGCAATGGGTGGACGATGGTTTACGCAGCTTGGGAAGCCAAAAACAACGGCAGCGGTTCCAACAACTCTTAAAAAAATTGCTTGATAAATACAATGTGCCTTACATTGAAATTGAATCACCGAGTTATTTGGAGCGTTATAATCAAGTCAAAGTGATTGTTGAAAAAATTCTCAACGAAGAAGAACTGCCGGAGCTCAACAGTGAGCATGGGCATTCCCTTTTTTAAATTCGAGTACGTATGATTTTATTTGCAGGCGATCCCCATGGCAGTTTTGATCACCTTTATCCGTTCCTAAAAAACCAACAGGATGTGGCGCTGGTCATTCTTGGCGATTTACAACTCACTACGCCGGAACCGTTAGAAAAGCTGGCGCAACTGGCTGATTTGTGGTTTATTCACGGCAATCATGACAGCAAGACCGTTGAGGCGTTTGAAGCGTTGTGGGGAACAGAATGGAAACAGCGTAACTTGCATGGACGGGTGCAGAACATTCAAGGGAAACGGATTGCCGGTTTAGGCGGCGTTTTTCGCGGACAAATTTGGATGCCACCAAATAAACCAATGTTTTTTGATCCTATCCATTATTGCCAATATTGTTCTCAGGAAAGAATCTGGCGAGGTGGTGTGCCGTTACGTCACCGTACGTCAATTTTTCCATCGGATATTGAGGTGTTGGAAACGCAACAAGCGGATATTTTAATTTGCCATGAAGCACCGAAACCGCATCCATCGGGCTTTGCGGTGATTAATCAACTGGCAGAAAAAATGGGCGTACAACAAATTTACCATGGCCACCACCATGAGAATTTTGATTACGCCGACTCAAAACAGCCTTATCAAATTATCAACGTCGGTTTTCGCAGTTTGTGTGACGAAGCCGGTCGCTATCTTTATATCGGGGTGGATGACCGAGGCGTGTGAACGGTCAAAAACACCTGAAAATACCACCGCACTTTCATACATCCCCTTAATCTTGGGGAATTTTATGCGATAATACGACTCCACTTTTTTAGGATGATCTTATGTTATTAAAAAATAAAACACTGGGCAGTGCCTTAATTATTGCCGGCACCGCCATTGGCGCCGGGATGTTGGCAATGCCGCTCACTTCAGCCGGCATCGGTTTCGGATTTACTGCGATCTTATTGATCGGGCTTTGGTTGCTTCTTGCCTACAGCGGACTGCTCTTTGTGGAGGTTTATCAAACTGCGAAACGCAAAGACGACGGTGTCGCCACCTTAGCAGAAAATTATTTCGGTATGCCGGGACGTATTATTTCCACGGTGTCTTTATTTGTCTTGCTTTATGCCTTATCGGCGGCATATATGACCGGTGGTGGAGAATTGTTAGCCAGTGCCTTGCCGGCGAATCTTTTTGGCGAAGAGGGGACGCATCTTAAAACTTCAATTTTGCTCTTTACCATTATTCTCGGGGCATTTGTTGTCATCGGTACGAATGGTGTTGATGGCATTACACGCCTGTTATTTTCCGGCAAAATTTTCGTGTTTATTATCGTGCTTGCCATGATGTTGCCGGAAGTCGTGCCGATGAATTTAATGGAAATGCCGTTAGATTACGCCTTAATTTTGTCTGCCGGCCCGGTATTTTTTACCTCTTATGGCTTCCATGTGGTGATGGGCAGTATCAACAGTTACTTAGACGGTGATGTGAAGCGTTTTAGAACTGCCATTATTCTTGGCACAGCCATTCCATTAAGTGCTTATTTATTATGGCAATTGGCCACGCACGGCATTTTCAATCAAAATGAATTTGTGACCATCTTAAAAGAAAATCCAACATTGACCGGTTTGATTAATGCCACCAAAACGCTCACCGGTAGCGATGTGTTAAGTCGCATTTTGCCTGTGTTTTATTCGCTTGCATTAATTACGTCGTTTTTAGGTGTCGCACTTGGTTTATTTGAAGGACTAAATGATTTATTCAAACGAGCAAAAATTCCGGCAAATCGTCTGAGCTTAACCATGGCAACCTTCATTCCACCGTTGGCTTTTGCCTTGTTCTACCCGAACGGATTTATTGCGGCTTTAGGTTATGCCGGTTTGCTATGTGCGTTTTATTGCCTCATTTTGCCTATTGGTTTGGCATGGCGTGTAAGACAACAACATAAAAATTTGCCATACCGTGTCGCTGGCGGAAATGGAATGTTGGTGTTTGCGCTGATTATCGGACTTCTTATCATTGCTATTCCTTTCTTGATTCAAGCCGGTTTCTTGCCACAAGTCATTGGCTAAGGATAAACGCACAAGCGAATCATCACATAAACACAAGGGCGGGTTTGTTGGAATCCGCCTTTTTTATGTTCGCGAAAAAAAAGTGCGGTCAAAAAACGAAGTGTTTTTTTGACCGCACTTGTGTTTTAGATAAACCTGTAATTAGGACGATTAACGTCGTGGCAAATAACGGGTTGGATCGACGGATTTACCTTTGTAACGGATCTCAAAGTGAAGTTTCACACCATCTGTGCCGGTGTTCCCCATTTTGGCGATTTGTTGTCCGGCGCTGACCATTTGTTGATCTTTGACCAAAATACGATCATTGTGTGCGTAGGCACTGAGAAAGTCATCGCTGTGTTTAATGATGATCAAATTACCATAACCACGCAACGCATTGCCGGCGTAAACCACTTGACCACTGGCGGCAGCATTAACCGCTTGACCTTTAGAACCGCTAATATCAATCCCTTTGTTGCCTCCGTCAGCATTGGAGAAACCTTGAATAATGCTGCCGTTTGTCGGCCAATTCCATATGACACCGGAATTGGCTGGTGCTGTGTCTGCAGACGGTTGAGATGAAGGAGATGGCTGTGCCGGTGTATTTTGTGTAATAAGCGGCACATTTTTCGGTGGCACAGTGCCCACGGTGGCTTTTACCGGTCCGGTAATCGTGCCGTCTGAACCATATTGTGTGCCGTTGGCGCCCGGTGTATAGGTGACCACAGGTTCCGCCGGTTTGCTTTCAGGCACAGTCGGCATAGTAGCCTGTGGTGCGGCAGACGATGTGGTAGCTGTCGCGGTGCGTGACACATTCTGTTGTGAACGATTGGATGAAATTTTCATCACTTGACCCACGTTGAGCTGATAGGGCTCCGACAAATTGTTTAATGCCGCCAATTCTTTCACATCCAAACCGGAAATATATGCGATAAGGAACATGGTATCGCCTTTGCGTACGGTGTAAGTATCGCCTTTGTAGAAACCTTTATTGATTTGGCTGTAATCCGGGGCATTGGTTTCCGGATTACGCGGAATCGTAAAATCTTGCGAGGTTTGCTGCGGTTTATTTTGCACTGCCGGCGCCGGTTGTGGTTTTGGTGCCGGCTGCGGTTGATGCGTCGGCTGGAAATTCGGCTGTGGAGCAGATTGAGCCGGCGTTTGTGGTATTGGACCGTTCATGCTATTCGGAACGCTACTTTGTTGAATTTGAGGCTCCCAGCTGGTATTGCCACCCATAGAGGGATTGTCCACCGGTTGCATGATGCCCGGGGATAAGGTGCCGTCTGCATTTTCTACCGGTGCCGGCGCGTCTGAACTACAGGCTGTAAGAATAGCCACCGTAATAGGTAAAAGTAAAAAAGACTTTTTCATAAAAATATTCCTTATTGCATATTGATTGGCATACGTTGTTGTTGAATTTCCGGCAGCCAACTACCGCCTGCGATAGCGCCGGTGCCTTCTACCGGTTGCATGATGCCCGGCGGAAGTGCATCCTTATCTTTTTCTTCTTGAATTGGCTCATCAACATCCCACGTACAGGCTGTGAGTGCCATAGACAACACGAAAATCAGTTTATTCATTGTATAACCTTGCTTAACGTAAAATAAAATAAGCGACAACGGCTAAAACCACCACCGACCAACCAATGAGCTCAATGGATTGGCGCAGTTTCGCTGCAAATTTTTCGCCACCCCAAGCGGCTAATTTGGCGACTAATAAAAATCGTGCCGCCCGGGAAATAAACGCGGTGATGACAAAAGGTAAAAATGCCATTTGCATCACGCCGGCACAGATGGTGAAAACTTTGTAAGGAATTGGTGAGAATCCTGCTACAAACACCACTAAAATGCCCCATTTTTCAAACCATTGAATAGCGGTTTGCCAATGCGACTGATAGCCCCATTGGTTAATGTAATGTTCTACAAAATCAAACGCATAATAACCTAATGCATAGCCGATCATGCCACCCAAGACGGAAGCAATTGCCGTAACTAAGGCCAATTTCACCGCACTTTGCGGCCTTGACATGGACATTGGAATTAACATGACATCCGGTGGAATGGGAAAAAAAATGGCTTCGATAAAACTGACAAAAGTTAGCCAAAACGGGGCGAAACGGTGTTTCGACCACGCCATGGTTTTATCATACATTGCACCAAATAAATTCATTTGCATTCCTTATTTCGAAAGGGCGAATTATTCACTTTCTAGCCAACGTTGTAAAGCATTGATTGAGTGGTGTGCCGTCATATCGACTTGAATTGGCGTGATGGACACATAGCCGTTTTTCACTGCATGAAAATCTGTGCCTTCGCCGTCATATTCCGGTAAGCCACTTAGCCCGATCCAATAAATATCTTCGCCACGCGGGCTTTGTTGTTTAATGACTTCGGCGGAAGAAGAACGGTAACCCAAATGGCAGACTTTAATGCCTTTGAGCTCTTCATAAGGCACATCCGGCACATTAATGTTGAGAATTTCGTGTTTGCCCAATAATTGAGAATGTAATTTAGGGACGAGTTCGCATACTACACGGGCTGCCGTTTCAAAATGTTGACGGCCGTCAAGAGACACCGCAATAGACGGCAAGCCAAGATGGCGCCCTTCAAAGGCGGCGGCGACCGTGCCGGAATACAATACATCGTCCCCCAAGTTTGCGCCGGCGTTAATGCCGGAGACCACTAAATCGATGCGCCCGGAAAGAAAACCGTTGAGCGCAATGTGCACGCAATCGGCGGGCGTGCCGTTAACGCAGTAATCGCCACTTTCCAAATGTAACGGTTGTAATGGTTTCACTAAGGTTAACGAACTCGACGCAGCACTGCGGTTGCTGTCAGGGGCGACGATGGTGACATTGGCGATCTTGCGCAAGGCCTCTGCCATGGCGCGAATGCCCGGCGCGTGAATGCCGTCGTCGTTACTCAATAAAATATTCATAGAAAATTCCTGTGTTTTAATTCTCGATATTGACCAGTTCGCGAATGAGTGCGGTGGCATAACTGCCCGCCGGTAAAGCAAATTGAAGGCGCAAGCCGTTTGGCTCAAACTGCCATTGAAAATATTGCGGTTGCATTAAAATGGGGCGCCGTGCCGCTTTCATCCGTTCTTGTCGCATTAAATCAAATAACGCCTGATGTTGGGCGAAAATTTCATGTTCAAAATCCACCGCACTTTTCTCTTCTTCGCCGATAAGGGGCGCAGTGAGTAAAACATCTTGTTGTGCCAAACGCTGTTGCAGTTGTGCCAAATCTTCCGATTCGTCCACTACAAACCAACTGTGTGAACCGTTCAGTTGCAAAACATCACCGACCAAAATTTGCTGTGCCAAGTCTAATTCCATCCGTTTGGACACGATTAAATTAAACATTTCGCTGCGTGCAGCAGAAAGATAAAAACTGCGTTTATTGCGATCTTTGACGTTAATCTCGCCGTTTGCCCAGCGTAACGCCTGCGTTAAGTTATTGCCATCACGGCCAAAACGTTGTTCGGTGAAATAATTTGGGAAGCCGTTTTTTGCCAGAAAATCTAACCGCACTTTGAGTTCATCAGTTTCTTCGGCGTTGCGTAGCAAAATCTCAAAATGATTGCCTTGTAGGCTGCCAATACGGATTTTCCGTTGGTGGCGGGTGACGTCGAGAATTTCTACCCCTTCGAGGGAAAATTGACTGAAATCCGGTGTCGGTTGTCCGGGCATTTGCAGACTGAACCATTGCTCGGTAACGGCCTTGCGATCTTTCAAACCGGCGTAGCTCATGTTACGCGCGGAAATGCCGGCGAATTTTGCTAGTTGCTCGCCCACAAACAAGGTGTTGCAATCGGTTTTGCGTACTTTTACAGCGACAAATTCGCCATCACCGCTCATGTCGTAGCCGAGCTGTTCTTTCACTACAAAATCTGCACATTCCGCTTTTAAAAGTGCGGTCTGTTTTGGCGGTGTTTTTTGCAAATAGGCTAAATCCATCATGGTTTGCGTACCAATAAGGCGACTGCTTCGCAGGCAATGCCTTCACCGCGACCGGTAAAGCCCAGTTTTTCTGAGGTGGTGGCTTTGACGTTGACTTGTTCAATGTCGACAGACAAATCCTGTGCGATCAGGGCGCGCATGGCGTCAATATGCGGGCGCATTTTCGGTGCTTGCGCAATGATGGTCACATCCACGTTGCCTACGACATACCCTTTTTCCTGTACTTGGCGGTACGCTTCCCGTAATAACACGCGGCTGTCTGCGCCTTTGTATTGCATATCCGTGTCGGGGAACAACTTGCCGATATCGCCTAAGGCCACAGCGCCGAGTAAGGCATCGGTTAGCGCATGGAGCGCCACATCGCCGTCGGAATGGGCGATAAAGCCTTTGTCAAAGGGAATGGTGACGCCGCCGATAATGAGCGGATTGTCGGTGCCGAAAGCGTGAACGTCAAAACCATGGCCGATTCGTATCATTTTGTCTTCCTCATTAAATAAAATTCTGCCAACGCCAAATCTTCCGGGCGGGTGACTTTAATATTATCGCTACGCCCTGCCACCAAGTGCGGTCGAAATCCCGCGAGTTCCATAGCAGAGGCCTCATCGGTCACGGCAAGCTGCTGCTGTTGTGCCTGGATTAACGCATTTCGTAATAACTCTGCACGGAAAAATTGTGGCGTTTGCGCCAACCAAAGTTGGCTGCGATCTTCGGTGTGGGCAATTTGTTGTGAAGGCAGCGCACGCTTGATGGTATCTGTCGCCGGAATCGCCAAAATCGCGCCGTTGTCATCATCAATTTCAAGTAATTTGTCTAAATCGCCATGCGTTAAGCAAGGACGTGCCGCATCATGCACCATCACCCAAACATCCGTGCCGGCATTTTGTATCGCCTTTAACCCGTTCAACACAGAATCCGCACGGGTTTCACCGCCTTTTACCAAAGTAATTTTCGGGTTTTGTGTCAGGTTAAGTTGAGCAATGTAAGGATCGTCGGCAGCCACTGCCAATACGATTTGGCTGATGTGTGGATAAGAAAGCAACACGTTTAAAGTATGCTGCAAAATGGGTTGTCCGTGAATAAGAAGGTATTGTTTCGGTTTGTCTGCTTGCATCCGACTGCCAATGCCAGCCGCCGGTACAACGGCGATAATCTTGCGATTTGAGGTCATTATTTGTGTTCTTTGACGATGTGATAGAAAGTTTCGTTTGGTTTCACCATTTCATGCTGTAAACGGGCACGCTCTTCAATGGCATCCACCCCTTCTTTTAAGTCTTTGATTTCTGCAGCAATGATTTGATTTCGTTGGGAAAGTTTTTCATTTTCCTGTTGATGGACAGCGATTTCTTTGGTTGTGTTTTTATAATCCCAATAGCCGTTTTTGCCGAACCAAAAATCGTATTGGAACAGCACCAAAACCGCAAATAATAAAGAGAGAAATAAGCGCATAAAAAACCGGTAAATCGAATCGAAAAAAATTGCGCCTAGTTTACCTTGAATTGCACCAAAATGCGATATTGCCCGCCCTGCGCCGAATAATTTCTTAAAAATTGAGGTGTATCGTAGTAAGATAAGGCAATTTTTAATAGCCTGCGAGGTGCCTCATGAAACCCTATTTAATTGCTCCTTCCATTCTTTCTGCTGACTTAGCG belongs to Aggregatibacter sp. 2125159857 and includes:
- the nlpD gene encoding murein hydrolase activator NlpD, whose protein sequence is MKKSFLLLPITVAILTACSSDAPAPVENADGTLSPGIMQPVDNPSMGGNTSWEPQIQQSSVPNSMNGPIPQTPAQSAPQPNFQPTHQPQPAPKPQPAPAVQNKPQQTSQDFTIPRNPETNAPDYSQINKGFYKGDTYTVRKGDTMFLIAYISGLDVKELAALNNLSEPYQLNVGQVMKISSNRSQQNVSRTATATTSSAAPQATMPTVPESKPAEPVVTYTPGANGTQYGSDGTITGPVKATVGTVPPKNVPLITQNTPAQPSPSSQPSADTAPANSGVIWNWPTNGSIIQGFSNADGGNKGIDISGSKGQAVNAAASGQVVYAGNALRGYGNLIIIKHSDDFLSAYAHNDRILVKDQQMVSAGQQIAKMGNTGTDGVKLHFEIRYKGKSVDPTRYLPRR
- the surE gene encoding 5'/3'-nucleotidase SurE; the encoded protein is MNILLSNDDGIHAPGIRAMAEALRKIANVTIVAPDSNRSAASSSLTLVKPLQPLHLESGDYCVNGTPADCVHIALNGFLSGRIDLVVSGINAGANLGDDVLYSGTVAAAFEGRHLGLPSIAVSLDGRQHFETAARVVCELVPKLHSQLLGKHEILNINVPDVPYEELKGIKVCHLGYRSSSAEVIKQQSPRGEDIYWIGLSGLPEYDGEGTDFHAVKNGYVSITPIQVDMTAHHSINALQRWLESE
- the nadR gene encoding multifunctional transcriptional regulator/nicotinamide-nucleotide adenylyltransferase/ribosylnicotinamide kinase NadR; translated protein: MSTFQYLQEKRKQLNLKVSDICQQANITRAYFNQLVSGKIKNPSAAKLTALHRVLQINEPNNKKVGVIFGKFYPVHTGHINMIYEAFSKVDEVHVIVCSDTERDLKLFYDSKMKRMPTVQDRLRWMQQIFKYQKNHIFIHHLVEDGIASYPNGWPEWASRVKELFKEKGFTPSVVFSSEVQDKAPYEKYLNLDVSLVDPKREFFNVSATKIRNHPFHYWKFIPKEVHPFFAKTIAILGGESSGKSVLVNKLATVFNTTSAWEYGREFVFEQLGGNEQAMQYSDYPQMALGHQRYIDYAVRHAHKVAIIDTDFITTQAFCIQYEGKAHPFLDSMIKEYPFDVTILLNNNTQWVDDGLRSLGSQKQRQRFQQLLKKLLDKYNVPYIEIESPSYLERYNQVKVIVEKILNEEELPELNSEHGHSLF
- a CDS encoding metallophosphoesterase, whose product is MILFAGDPHGSFDHLYPFLKNQQDVALVILGDLQLTTPEPLEKLAQLADLWFIHGNHDSKTVEAFEALWGTEWKQRNLHGRVQNIQGKRIAGLGGVFRGQIWMPPNKPMFFDPIHYCQYCSQERIWRGGVPLRHRTSIFPSDIEVLETQQADILICHEAPKPHPSGFAVINQLAEKMGVQQIYHGHHHENFDYADSKQPYQIINVGFRSLCDEAGRYLYIGVDDRGV
- the ispF gene encoding 2-C-methyl-D-erythritol 2,4-cyclodiphosphate synthase, whose amino-acid sequence is MIRIGHGFDVHAFGTDNPLIIGGVTIPFDKGFIAHSDGDVALHALTDALLGAVALGDIGKLFPDTDMQYKGADSRVLLREAYRQVQEKGYVVGNVDVTIIAQAPKMRPHIDAMRALIAQDLSVDIEQVNVKATTSEKLGFTGRGEGIACEAVALLVRKP
- a CDS encoding aromatic amino acid transporter, producing the protein MLLKNKTLGSALIIAGTAIGAGMLAMPLTSAGIGFGFTAILLIGLWLLLAYSGLLFVEVYQTAKRKDDGVATLAENYFGMPGRIISTVSLFVLLYALSAAYMTGGGELLASALPANLFGEEGTHLKTSILLFTIILGAFVVIGTNGVDGITRLLFSGKIFVFIIVLAMMLPEVVPMNLMEMPLDYALILSAGPVFFTSYGFHVVMGSINSYLDGDVKRFRTAIILGTAIPLSAYLLWQLATHGIFNQNEFVTILKENPTLTGLINATKTLTGSDVLSRILPVFYSLALITSFLGVALGLFEGLNDLFKRAKIPANRLSLTMATFIPPLAFALFYPNGFIAALGYAGLLCAFYCLILPIGLAWRVRQQHKNLPYRVAGGNGMLVFALIIGLLIIAIPFLIQAGFLPQVIG
- the ispD gene encoding 2-C-methyl-D-erythritol 4-phosphate cytidylyltransferase, which translates into the protein MTSNRKIIAVVPAAGIGSRMQADKPKQYLLIHGQPILQHTLNVLLSYPHISQIVLAVAADDPYIAQLNLTQNPKITLVKGGETRADSVLNGLKAIQNAGTDVWVMVHDAARPCLTHGDLDKLLEIDDDNGAILAIPATDTIKRALPSQQIAHTEDRSQLWLAQTPQFFRAELLRNALIQAQQQQLAVTDEASAMELAGFRPHLVAGRSDNIKVTRPEDLALAEFYLMRKTK
- the ftsB gene encoding cell division protein FtsB, producing the protein MRLFLSLLFAVLVLFQYDFWFGKNGYWDYKNTTKEIAVHQQENEKLSQRNQIIAAEIKDLKEGVDAIEERARLQHEMVKPNETFYHIVKEHK
- a CDS encoding YqaA family protein; translation: MNLFGAMYDKTMAWSKHRFAPFWLTFVSFIEAIFFPIPPDVMLIPMSMSRPQSAVKLALVTAIASVLGGMIGYALGYYAFDFVEHYINQWGYQSHWQTAIQWFEKWGILVVFVAGFSPIPYKVFTICAGVMQMAFLPFVITAFISRAARFLLVAKLAAWGGEKFAAKLRQSIELIGWSVVVLAVVAYFILR
- the truD gene encoding tRNA pseudouridine(13) synthase TruD, whose translation is MMDLAYLQKTPPKQTALLKAECADFVVKEQLGYDMSGDGEFVAVKVRKTDCNTLFVGEQLAKFAGISARNMSYAGLKDRKAVTEQWFSLQMPGQPTPDFSQFSLEGVEILDVTRHQRKIRIGSLQGNHFEILLRNAEETDELKVRLDFLAKNGFPNYFTEQRFGRDGNNLTQALRWANGEINVKDRNKRSFYLSAARSEMFNLIVSKRMELDLAQQILVGDVLQLNGSHSWFVVDESEDLAQLQQRLAQQDVLLTAPLIGEEEKSAVDFEHEIFAQHQALFDLMRQERMKAARRPILMQPQYFQWQFEPNGLRLQFALPAGSYATALIRELVNIEN